In one window of Paracoccus saliphilus DNA:
- the nuoN gene encoding NADH-quinone oxidoreductase subunit NuoN, whose amino-acid sequence MTALDFSTILPELLLAIYAMAALMAGAYFGKDAIAKPLLWASVAALLIAGLYIGFNSRPAQTVFFDMFIDDAFARFAKVTILISAAAVLAMSADYMVRHGLMRFEYPILIILAGIGMMMMVSAGDLLSLYMGLELQSLSLYVIAAMRRESAKSSEAGLKYFVLGALSSGLLLFGASLVYGFAGTTSFAGIIGTVNSGELSMGLLFGLVFLLVGLAFKVSAVPFHMWTPDVYEGAPTPVTAFFATAPKVAAMALIARLLFGAFGNVPGDWGQIIAALAVMSMFLGSIAGIGQRNIKRLMAYSSIAHMGFALVGLAAGNADGVQAMLMYMAIYAAMNVGTFAFVLSMERDGQPVTDLNSLNQFASKEPLKALAVLFLMFSLAGVPPFLGFFAKLGVLSAAVEAGMAWLAVAGVVASVIGAFYYLRIVYYMFFGAENEGINSRMGLVQYLALILPAAVLLLGAVTMLGMDDAAATAAQSLVAPESAAEAGATGGGPDLSDEAPADPTPAEATGG is encoded by the coding sequence ATGACCGCGCTCGATTTCTCGACCATCCTGCCCGAGCTGCTGCTGGCCATCTATGCGATGGCGGCGCTGATGGCCGGGGCTTATTTCGGCAAGGATGCGATTGCCAAGCCGCTGCTCTGGGCGAGTGTTGCGGCGCTGCTGATCGCGGGGCTGTATATCGGCTTCAACAGCCGTCCCGCGCAGACCGTCTTCTTTGACATGTTCATCGACGACGCCTTTGCCCGTTTTGCAAAGGTCACCATCCTGATCTCGGCCGCCGCCGTTCTGGCGATGAGCGCCGATTACATGGTCAGGCACGGTCTGATGCGCTTCGAATATCCGATCCTGATCATCCTGGCCGGGATCGGCATGATGATGATGGTTTCGGCGGGCGATCTCCTGTCGCTCTACATGGGGCTGGAACTGCAGTCCCTGTCGCTTTACGTCATCGCCGCGATGCGTCGCGAAAGCGCCAAATCCTCGGAGGCGGGGCTGAAATATTTCGTCCTCGGCGCGCTCAGTTCCGGCCTGCTGCTGTTCGGCGCCTCGCTGGTTTACGGCTTCGCGGGGACCACGAGCTTTGCGGGCATCATCGGCACCGTGAATTCGGGCGAGCTGTCGATGGGACTGCTCTTTGGCCTGGTCTTCCTGCTGGTCGGTCTGGCCTTCAAGGTCTCGGCTGTGCCGTTCCACATGTGGACGCCTGATGTCTACGAGGGTGCCCCGACGCCGGTCACCGCCTTCTTTGCCACCGCGCCCAAGGTTGCGGCGATGGCATTGATCGCGCGGCTGCTGTTCGGCGCCTTCGGCAATGTGCCGGGGGATTGGGGACAGATCATCGCCGCGCTGGCGGTGATGTCGATGTTCCTCGGATCGATCGCCGGGATCGGGCAGCGCAATATCAAGCGGCTGATGGCCTATTCCTCGATCGCGCATATGGGATTTGCGCTGGTCGGGCTGGCCGCGGGGAATGCCGATGGCGTGCAGGCCATGCTGATGTATATGGCGATCTATGCGGCGATGAATGTCGGCACCTTCGCTTTCGTGCTGTCGATGGAGCGTGACGGGCAGCCGGTCACCGATCTGAACAGCTTGAATCAGTTCGCGTCCAAGGAACCGCTCAAGGCATTGGCAGTGCTGTTCCTGATGTTCAGCCTTGCTGGCGTGCCACCTTTCCTTGGCTTCTTCGCCAAGCTGGGTGTGCTTTCGGCGGCGGTCGAAGCGGGGATGGCATGGCTGGCGGTGGCAGGTGTGGTCGCCTCGGTCATCGGCGCCTTCTACTACCTGCGGATCGTCTATTACATGTTCTTCGGGGCAGAGAATGAAGGCATCAATAGCCGCATGGGGCTGGTGCAATATCTCGCATTGATCCTGCCTGCCGCCGTGCTGCTGCTTGGGGCGGTGACCATGCTGGGCATGGACGACGCCGCTGCGACCGCCGCGCAATCACTGGTCGCGCCCGAGAGTGCTGCGGAGGCTGGCGCCACCGGAGGCGGCCCCGATCTTTCTGACGAGGCGCCCGCCGACCCGACACCCGCCGAGGCAACGGGTGGGTGA